Within the Thiohalobacter sp. IOR34 genome, the region CGTCTCACCCGCCAACCCGGCGAGCAACTCCCCGTCCAGGGCAGTTCACGTGAACTGGCGGAACTGATCGAGGCCCTCAACCTGTCCTCCCACCGGCTCGCCGAGCAGCGCAGCGAACTCCTGGCCAGGACCGAGGAGATGTCACGGCTCAACGAGAGCCTGGAGAACCGGATCGACCGACGCACCCGCGAACTGGAGGAACGCAACCAGCAGCTGCGGCTGCTCAACCTGGCCCTGGAGCAGAGCCCCACGGCCGTGCTGGTCATGGACCGGCGGTTCCGCATCATCTACACCAATCCGGCCTTCACCAGCATCACCGGCTATACCCCGGCGGAGGCACGGGGCCGGCATCCGGCCTTCCAGTTGTCGGCGGACAATCCGTCCCACCTGACCGACAAGGTGACCGAACAGCTACGCCATGGCAACAGCTGGCAGGGCGAATTCATCGGCCAGCGCCGCAACGGCGAGCGCTTCTGGGTCGAGGCCATCCTCTCGCCGGTGCGCGATGAAGCGGGCAAAATCACCCACTATCTGGGAATCGAGGAGGACATCACCCAGCGCAAGCAGTACGAGGAACAGCTGGTCAAACAGGCCAACTTCGATGCCCTCACCGGGCTGCCCAACCGGCTACTGGGCATGGACCGGCTGCAGCAGGCACTGGTCCATGGCCGCCGCCAGCAGCTGAAGACCGTGCTGCTGTTCCTCGACCTGGACCATTTCAAGAACGTCAACGACACCCTGGGACACAGCTACGGTGATCTGCTGCTGGTCGAGGCGGCGCGGCGCATCCGCAACTGCGTGCGCGAGGAGGACACTGTCGCCCGCCTCGGCGGCGACGAGTTCGTGGTGATCCTCTCCGACGTGCGCGACGCCGCCGCCACCGAAAGCCTGGCGGAGAAGATCTGCCAGGTGCTCAGCAGCCCCTATCGCCTGGCCGGGCGCGAGCTGCACATCAGCGTGTCCATCGGCATCACCGTGGCACCGGACGACAGCACCGACGTCAACACGCTGCTGCGCAATGCCGACACCGCCATGTATCGCGCCAAGGCCGCTGGCCGCAACGGCTTCCAGTATTACACCCGGACCATGAACGAGGAGGCGCAGGCCCGCATGCAGATCGAATCCGAACTGCACGGCGCGCTGGAACGCGGCGAGTTCGAGATCCTCTATCAGCCGATCCTCTCCACCGCGACCCGCAACATCGTGGCGGCCGAGGCCCTGCTGCGCTGGAACAACCCACAGCTCGGCCAGGTTCCGCCGGAACGCTTCATCCCCATCGCCGAGGAGAGCGGACTGATCATCCCCCTGGGGGACTGGGTGTTGCGCGAGGCCTGCCGGCACGCCATCGGCTGGGATCAGCCGCCGCCGTTCGTGGTCGCAGTCAACCTGTCACGGGTACAGTTCCGCGACCCGGCCTATCTGCAGCGGGTCCGCGGCATCCTTCAGGAAACCGGCCTCTCTCCCGCCCAGTTGCACCTGGAGATCACCGAGCACACCCTGATGGAGGAGATCGGCGAGGTGACCGACACCATCAATGCCCTGCACAACCTCGGCATCGACCTGTGCATCGACGATTTCGGCACCGGCTATTCCTCGCTCAGCTATCTGCGTCGCTTCCCCTGCCGGACACTGAAGATCGACAAGTCCTTCATCCACGACCTGCGCGAGGACGCCGACCATGCGGCGCTGGTGAACGCCATCATCCAGATGGGCCACTCCCTGGGCATGAACATCATCGCCGAGGGGGTGGAAAACGAG harbors:
- a CDS encoding EAL domain-containing protein; this translates as MAGRTLIDHWHRLPLHLQLALVSGLLLALTIAGTTLFNIRNQQQALLRQIEDEALSLGRSLAMSSNHLIITNQLDALEQLLVQAAAFPYVQRIQAVDNEGNILSHVYRDGASVHVSYELRKLGLPTGGAEDGKPRLDYSTSQLSLWYPLRTSTPLGWLHIETGLGSLASLRAEIIRDNLQSAGVAIGLDVLSLLLILYAPAREFRRALRFARRLTRQPGEQLPVQGSSRELAELIEALNLSSHRLAEQRSELLARTEEMSRLNESLENRIDRRTRELEERNQQLRLLNLALEQSPTAVLVMDRRFRIIYTNPAFTSITGYTPAEARGRHPAFQLSADNPSHLTDKVTEQLRHGNSWQGEFIGQRRNGERFWVEAILSPVRDEAGKITHYLGIEEDITQRKQYEEQLVKQANFDALTGLPNRLLGMDRLQQALVHGRRQQLKTVLLFLDLDHFKNVNDTLGHSYGDLLLVEAARRIRNCVREEDTVARLGGDEFVVILSDVRDAAATESLAEKICQVLSSPYRLAGRELHISVSIGITVAPDDSTDVNTLLRNADTAMYRAKAAGRNGFQYYTRTMNEEAQARMQIESELHGALERGEFEILYQPILSTATRNIVAAEALLRWNNPQLGQVPPERFIPIAEESGLIIPLGDWVLREACRHAIGWDQPPPFVVAVNLSRVQFRDPAYLQRVRGILQETGLSPAQLHLEITEHTLMEEIGEVTDTINALHNLGIDLCIDDFGTGYSSLSYLRRFPCRTLKIDKSFIHDLREDADHAALVNAIIQMGHSLGMNIIAEGVENEEQLEFLRQQGCEYVQGFLFSSPLSHADLSRLLRDDGRGRIDGAA